One Mus musculus strain C57BL/6J chromosome X, GRCm38.p6 C57BL/6J DNA window includes the following coding sequences:
- the Mbnl3 gene encoding muscleblind-like protein 3 isoform X3, whose protein sequence is MNKLPSPAVNFLQILAAGQGRCTRENCKYLHPPPHLKSQLEVNGRNNLIQQKTAAAMFAQHMQLMLQNAQMSSLASFPMNPSLAANPAMAFNPYMTHPGMGLVPAELLPNGPVLISGNPPLALPGVPGPKPIRTDRLEVCREFQRGNCTRGESECRYAHPTDVSMIEVTDNSVTICMDYIKGRCSREKCKYFHPPPHLQAKLRAAHHQMNHSAANAMALPHGALQLIPKRSALDKANGATPVFNPSVFHCQQALANMQIPQQAFIPTGQILCMTPTSTFVPMMHGATPSTVSTATPPASNVPYVPTTTGNQLKY, encoded by the exons ATGAACAAATTGCCTTCTCCAGCAGTCAACTTCCTTCAGATCCTTGCAGCTGGTCAG GGTCGGTGCACTCGTGAGAACTGCAAGTACCTCCACCCTCCACCGCACTTAAAGTCGCAGCTAGAAGTTAATGGGAGAAACAATCTGATTCAACAGAAGACTGCCGCAGCCATGTTCGCCCAGCACATGCAACTCATGCTGCAGAACGCTCAGATGTCATCTCTT GCGTCTTTTCCTATGAATCCATCACTTGCAGCTAATCCTGCCATGGCTTTCAATCCTTACATGACTCATCCTGGCATGGGCCTGGTTCCTGCTGAGCTTTTACCAAATGGTCCGGTTCTGATTTCTGGAAACCCTCCTCTTGCACTGCCAGGAGTTCCTGGTCCAAAGCCAATTCGTACAGATAGACTGGAG GTTTGCCGTGAATTTCAGCGTGGAAATTGTACCCGTGGGGAGAGCGAGTGCCGCTATGCTCACCCTACGGATGTTTCCATGATTGAAGTCACTGATAATTCTGTGACAATCTGCATGGATTACATTAAAGGCCGATGCTCCCGGGAGAAATGCAAGTACTTTCATCCTCCTCCCCACTTGCAGGCCAAACTCAGGGCAGCTCATCACCAGATGAACCATTCTGCTGCCAATGCAATG GCCCTGCCGCATGGTGCACTTCAACTGATACCAAAGAGGTCAGCCCTTGACAAGGCCAATGGTGCCACTCCAGTCTTTAACCCCAGTGTTTTCCACTGCCAACAGGCTCTGGCTAACATGCAGATTCCTCAGCAGGCTTTTATCCCAACAG GGCAAATACTGTGCATGACTCCTACTTCAACTTTTG TGCCCATGATGCACGGTGCTACACCTTCCACTGTGTCTACAGCAACACCACCTGCCAGCAACGTTCCCTACGTTCCAACAACTACAGGCAACCAG
- the Mbnl3 gene encoding muscleblind-like protein 3 isoform X5: protein MFAQHMQLMLQNAQMSSLASFPMNPSLAANPAMAFNPYMTHPGMGLVPAELLPNGPVLISGNPPLALPGVPGPKPIRTDRLEVCREFQRGNCTRGESECRYAHPTDVSMIEVTDNSVTICMDYIKGRCSREKCKYFHPPPHLQAKLRAAHHQMNHSAANAMALPHGALQLIPKRSALDKANGATPVFNPSVFHCQQALANMQIPQQAFIPTGQILCMTPTSTFVPMMHGATPSTVSTATPPASNVPYVPTTTGNQLKY, encoded by the exons ATGTTCGCCCAGCACATGCAACTCATGCTGCAGAACGCTCAGATGTCATCTCTT GCGTCTTTTCCTATGAATCCATCACTTGCAGCTAATCCTGCCATGGCTTTCAATCCTTACATGACTCATCCTGGCATGGGCCTGGTTCCTGCTGAGCTTTTACCAAATGGTCCGGTTCTGATTTCTGGAAACCCTCCTCTTGCACTGCCAGGAGTTCCTGGTCCAAAGCCAATTCGTACAGATAGACTGGAG GTTTGCCGTGAATTTCAGCGTGGAAATTGTACCCGTGGGGAGAGCGAGTGCCGCTATGCTCACCCTACGGATGTTTCCATGATTGAAGTCACTGATAATTCTGTGACAATCTGCATGGATTACATTAAAGGCCGATGCTCCCGGGAGAAATGCAAGTACTTTCATCCTCCTCCCCACTTGCAGGCCAAACTCAGGGCAGCTCATCACCAGATGAACCATTCTGCTGCCAATGCAATG GCCCTGCCGCATGGTGCACTTCAACTGATACCAAAGAGGTCAGCCCTTGACAAGGCCAATGGTGCCACTCCAGTCTTTAACCCCAGTGTTTTCCACTGCCAACAGGCTCTGGCTAACATGCAGATTCCTCAGCAGGCTTTTATCCCAACAG GGCAAATACTGTGCATGACTCCTACTTCAACTTTTG TGCCCATGATGCACGGTGCTACACCTTCCACTGTGTCTACAGCAACACCACCTGCCAGCAACGTTCCCTACGTTCCAACAACTACAGGCAACCAG
- the Mbnl3 gene encoding muscleblind-like protein 3 isoform X6, translating into MFAQHMQLMLQNAQMSSLASFPMNPSLAANPAMAFNPYMTHPGMGLVPAELLPNGPVLISGNPPLALPGVPGPKPIRTDRLEVCREFQRGNCTRGESECRYAHPTDVSMIEVTDNSVTICMDYIKGRCSREKCKYFHPPPHLQAKLRAAHHQMNHSAANAMALPHGALQLIPKRSALDKANGATPVFNPSVFHCQQALANMQIPQQAFIPTVPMMHGATPSTVSTATPPASNVPYVPTTTGNQLKY; encoded by the exons ATGTTCGCCCAGCACATGCAACTCATGCTGCAGAACGCTCAGATGTCATCTCTT GCGTCTTTTCCTATGAATCCATCACTTGCAGCTAATCCTGCCATGGCTTTCAATCCTTACATGACTCATCCTGGCATGGGCCTGGTTCCTGCTGAGCTTTTACCAAATGGTCCGGTTCTGATTTCTGGAAACCCTCCTCTTGCACTGCCAGGAGTTCCTGGTCCAAAGCCAATTCGTACAGATAGACTGGAG GTTTGCCGTGAATTTCAGCGTGGAAATTGTACCCGTGGGGAGAGCGAGTGCCGCTATGCTCACCCTACGGATGTTTCCATGATTGAAGTCACTGATAATTCTGTGACAATCTGCATGGATTACATTAAAGGCCGATGCTCCCGGGAGAAATGCAAGTACTTTCATCCTCCTCCCCACTTGCAGGCCAAACTCAGGGCAGCTCATCACCAGATGAACCATTCTGCTGCCAATGCAATG GCCCTGCCGCATGGTGCACTTCAACTGATACCAAAGAGGTCAGCCCTTGACAAGGCCAATGGTGCCACTCCAGTCTTTAACCCCAGTGTTTTCCACTGCCAACAGGCTCTGGCTAACATGCAGATTCCTCAGCAGGCTTTTATCCCAACAG TGCCCATGATGCACGGTGCTACACCTTCCACTGTGTCTACAGCAACACCACCTGCCAGCAACGTTCCCTACGTTCCAACAACTACAGGCAACCAG
- the Mbnl3 gene encoding muscleblind-like protein 3 isoform X4, translating to MNKLPSPAVNFLQILAAGQGRCTRENCKYLHPPPHLKSQLEVNGRNNLIQQKTAAAMFAQHMQLMLQNAQMSSLASFPMNPSLAANPAMAFNPYMTHPGMGLVPAELLPNGPVLISGNPPLALPGVPGPKPIRTDRLEVCREFQRGNCTRGESECRYAHPTDVSMIEVTDNSVTICMDYIKGRCSREKCKYFHPPPHLQAKLRAAHHQMNHSAANAMALPHGALQLIPKRSALDKANGATPVFNPSVFHCQQALANMQIPQQAFIPTVPMMHGATPSTVSTATPPASNVPYVPTTTGNQLKY from the exons ATGAACAAATTGCCTTCTCCAGCAGTCAACTTCCTTCAGATCCTTGCAGCTGGTCAG GGTCGGTGCACTCGTGAGAACTGCAAGTACCTCCACCCTCCACCGCACTTAAAGTCGCAGCTAGAAGTTAATGGGAGAAACAATCTGATTCAACAGAAGACTGCCGCAGCCATGTTCGCCCAGCACATGCAACTCATGCTGCAGAACGCTCAGATGTCATCTCTT GCGTCTTTTCCTATGAATCCATCACTTGCAGCTAATCCTGCCATGGCTTTCAATCCTTACATGACTCATCCTGGCATGGGCCTGGTTCCTGCTGAGCTTTTACCAAATGGTCCGGTTCTGATTTCTGGAAACCCTCCTCTTGCACTGCCAGGAGTTCCTGGTCCAAAGCCAATTCGTACAGATAGACTGGAG GTTTGCCGTGAATTTCAGCGTGGAAATTGTACCCGTGGGGAGAGCGAGTGCCGCTATGCTCACCCTACGGATGTTTCCATGATTGAAGTCACTGATAATTCTGTGACAATCTGCATGGATTACATTAAAGGCCGATGCTCCCGGGAGAAATGCAAGTACTTTCATCCTCCTCCCCACTTGCAGGCCAAACTCAGGGCAGCTCATCACCAGATGAACCATTCTGCTGCCAATGCAATG GCCCTGCCGCATGGTGCACTTCAACTGATACCAAAGAGGTCAGCCCTTGACAAGGCCAATGGTGCCACTCCAGTCTTTAACCCCAGTGTTTTCCACTGCCAACAGGCTCTGGCTAACATGCAGATTCCTCAGCAGGCTTTTATCCCAACAG TGCCCATGATGCACGGTGCTACACCTTCCACTGTGTCTACAGCAACACCACCTGCCAGCAACGTTCCCTACGTTCCAACAACTACAGGCAACCAG